The genomic stretch GGCGCTCAGTGGTTGCTGAGAGATTTGGACCCGGCTCCCGGTTACGTAGCTGCTATCGCGATCGAAGGTCCACACTCGCGATTGCGGTTGATGTTTGCTGAGTGGCCCCCGAAGTGAACATCCACTAGAAAACCCTACCACCGGCGGGGACGTCGCGCTCGGTTCCGAGCAGCACCACCCGGCCCGCCTCGTCAGGCACCCCCAGCACCAGGACTTCCGAGATGAATCCCGCGATGCGGCGGGAGCCGAGGTTCATCGCGGAGACGACCATCCGGCCGACGAGGTCCTCCGGCCGGTAGAGATCCGTGAGCTGCGCGCTCGACACCCTGGTCCCGGCAGGACCGAAATCGATCCACAGCTTGTACGCGGGTCTCCTGGCCTCTTCGTGCCGCTCGGCTTTCGTGATGCGCCCGACCCGGAGCTCCAGCGTTCGAAACGCGTCGATGGGGTCCATGAGGGCATAGTATAATAGGCGCGATGCGCGTGATCCTTCTCGTTCTGACTCTTACGCTGACGGCGGCGCTCATCGCGGGGCCTCCGGGAGCCCAGGCGGCCGCGCCTCCGCGGGTGGCCATTGTCTTTGAGCATGCAGGCCCAAGCCTGAGCGATCTCGCTCCCATCTATGCGATGCACAAGCCGTTTGGCTTGGGAATCTTTCCCCGGATGCGGTACTCCGCGCAGATCGCCCGTGAGGCGGCGGCGCACGGGCTCACTCCAATGTTGCATCTTCCTATGGAAGCGCGGAACCCCGCCGACATGGGGCAGGTCCCGGGTGCGGTCTGGGTGCGCATGACGGATGCGCAGATCGCCCGCGTCGTCGACGAGGATCTGGCGAGC from bacterium encodes the following:
- a CDS encoding tRNA-binding protein — translated: MDPIDAFRTLELRVGRITKAERHEEARRPAYKLWIDFGPAGTRVSSAQLTDLYRPEDLVGRMVVSAMNLGSRRIAGFISEVLVLGVPDEAGRVVLLGTERDVPAGGRVF